The Cannabis sativa cultivar Pink pepper isolate KNU-18-1 unplaced genomic scaffold, ASM2916894v1 Contig3, whole genome shotgun sequence genome window below encodes:
- the LOC133033138 gene encoding uncharacterized protein LOC133033138, with the protein MHSLQKDMLKQKANYEKKLSSDVQHECKYIAYGFAPAVQYWAYEAILEVGKRYGTNHGIRFPRMLSWTSKGDIGKKDVSALFSRRNLEVVKGLLPRTEEEAFVRTISYDGVENLVDDVVDDTEAEAGSQVPETQVPDTQERDTQVPISGTFFYVFIFYYFFYIVEGISYAYRIFLIYIFSGHWFETSAQCTICIRRSGCRVH; encoded by the exons atgcactcgcttcagaaagacatgttgaaacagaaggccaactacgagaagaagctgagttcggatgttcagcacgagtgcaaatacatagcatatggcttcgcacctgcagtccaatattgggcgtacgaggccattttggaggttggcaagaggtatggcacgaaccacgggattcggttccccaggatgcttagctggacgagcaaaggcgatattgggaagaaagacgtcagcgcattattttctagacgg aatctggaagtggtgaaggggctacttccacggacagaggaggaggcatttgtgaggacaatatcttacgatggtgtggagAACCTGGTTGATGATGTTGTGGATGACACAGAGGCTGAGGCAGGTAGTCAGGTACCAGAGACTCAGGTCCCAGACACTCAGGAAAGAGACACTCAGGTACCAATTTCTGGaacttttttttatgtctttattttttattattttttttatatagtggaGGGTATATcgtatgcttaccgtatttttttgatatatattttttcaggccACTGGTTTGAAACCTCAGCCCAGTGCACCATCTGCATCAGGCGTTCGGGGTGCCGAGTACACTGA
- the LOC133033243 gene encoding uncharacterized protein LOC133033243, with the protein MHMLRRRHTDYPLTFPQKGIILSTFVTAMISSAWTSHKGPRKNFKWEDYILDYCTGAHKSQVFERWRGNEFIYFVLHLPTARHWVTVEVDIELWKINVYDCDSSVCHWTAMEPIMKVWAELLPSLILATGEFPHNNQIMALANGDITVLPKMHATRATHDLVPKSATSGDCGVYCIEYVEHLMMQRGLTDVTPDRIAMFRQRWCVDLFYQNVG; encoded by the exons ATGCATATGCTGAGGAGGCGACACACCGACTATCCACTGACATTTCCTCAGAAGGGTATCATTCTCTCCACATTCGTGACCGCCATGATCAGCAGTGCATGGACGAGCCACAAGGGTCCGAGGAAAAACTTTAAATGGGAGGATTATATCCTGGACTACTGCACAGGGGCtcataag tcccaagtctttgagagatggaggggtaacgagtttatttacttcgttctgCACCTTCCCACGGCAAGACACTGGGTCACAGTTGAAGTCGACATAGAgctgtggaaaattaatgtctacGACTGTGATTCCAGCGTCTGTCATTGGACCGCCATGGAACCCATCATGAAGGTTTGGGCAGAACTGCTGCCCTCGCTAATCCTTGCAACCGGGGAATTTCCACATAACAACCAGATCATGGCGTTAGCTAACGGTGACATCACGGTGCTTCCAAAAATGCACGCGACTCGAGCCACTCACGACTTAGTTCCGAAGTCAGCAACCAG tggtgattgtggcgtgtattgcattgagtatgtggagcatctcatgatgcaGCGTGGATTGACCGATGTGACGCCAGACCGGATAGCCATGTTTCGTCAACGGTGGTGTgtcgatttattttaccaaaatgtcggctga
- the LOC133033181 gene encoding uncharacterized protein LOC133033181 has product MSVFGGDSWGREAQYRKRRVEHLLVDSPEGSSFKKLSNGKFACLICPHSPVLDSPLMFPTHCKGSKHQAAESRLKEREVATTNNVTKKMRIDLEEYPSRAPACFRGIYNHKFKMASGTLLSEPGAVRGFAAPERLGGEIYTQANSVTESKSINQSHHDTKFDGSGSVSQAIVETTSNSHLDSGVSSFPNADVTCLEVVEQWCLDYRERKEKELKFAAAGWKRDGHGKWYKDENAEFDSDEEDPNVCLG; this is encoded by the exons ATGAGCGTGTTCGGGGGTGATAGCTGGGGAAGAGAAGCGCAGTACAGGAAGAGGCGAGTAGAACATCTGCTGGTAGACTCCCCTGAAGGCTCTTCCTTTAAGAAGCTCTCTAATGGCAAGTTTGCTTGCCTCATATGTCCCCACTCTCCTGTCCTCGATTCCCCTCTCATGTTTCCC ACGCATTGCAAGGGTTCAAAGCACCAAGCTGCAGAGTCTAGACTAAAGGAAAGAGAAGTGGCCACAACAAATAATGTTACTAAGAAAATGAGAATAGACTTGGAAGAGTACCCTTCTCGTGCCCCTGCCTGCTTTAGAGGGATTTACAACCACAAGTTTAAGATGGCCTCAGGAACTTTGTTGAGTGAACCAGGGGCGGTGAGGGGTTTTGCTGCTCCAGAAAGACTCGGAGGAGAAATTTATACGCAGGCCAATTCTGTCACCGAAAGCAAAAGCATAAACCAAAGCCACCATGATACCAAATTTGATGGGAGTGGGAGTGTGAGTCAAGCTATTGTTGAAACTACTAGCAATTCTCATTTGGATAGTGGTGTTAGCTCATTTCCTAATGCAGATGTAACTTGTTTAGAGGTTGTCGAGCAATGGTGTTTAGATTACCGAGAGCGCAAAGAGAAAGAGCTCAAGTTTGCAGCTGCAGGGTGGAAGCGAGATGGTCATGGGAAGTGGTACAAAGATGAGAAT GCTGAATTTGACTCCGATGAAGAGGACCCAAATGTCTGTCTTGGATGA
- the LOC115709231 gene encoding uncharacterized protein LOC115709231 has product MAKGLILGLILLGSMLAGCMANRDWRLGFNYTDWLQKHRNWYDQHHPNKTQQVSNKIIVGGSQHWRFNFTYTDWAFKHGPFYLNDVLVFKYDPPVGKDSHPHSVYQLPDLRSFIKCDLSNAKKLANATQGVGNGFEVVLDKWQPYYFACGESNGFHCDVGRMKFFVMPMLRAWPSRRT; this is encoded by the exons ATGGCAAAAGGACTAATATTGGGATTGATATTATTAGGTTCGATGTTGGCCGGATGTATGGCCAACAGGGATTGGAGGTTGGGTTTCAACTACACAGATTGGCTTCAAAAACATCGCAACTGGTATGATCAACACCACCCaaacaaaacccaacaagtttCCAACAAGATTATTGTAGGTGGTTCTCAACACTGGCGCTTCAACTTTACCTACACTGATTGGGCTTTCAAGCACGGCCCATTCTATCTCAATGACGTTCTTG TTTTTAAATATGATCCACCAGTGGGCAAGGACTCACACCCACACAGTGTGTACCAGCTCCCGGACTTGAGGAGTTTCATCAAGTGTGATCTGAGCAATGCTAAGAAGCTCGCAAACGCGACACAAGGTGTGGGGAATGGATTTGAGGTGGTGTTGGACAAGTGGCAGCCCTACTACTTTGCCTGCGGCGAGAGCAATGGTTTCCATTGCGATGTCGGACGCATGAAGTTCTTTGTTATGCCAATGCTTCGTGCGTGGCCGTCGCGCCGCACTTAA
- the LOC133033139 gene encoding uncharacterized protein LOC133033139 has product MIVLSWNCRGLARPAAIQALKVWRRRYKVDCLFLIETKVGRDQMDKVRFELDFEFGVFIPALGLAGGFCLLWNKEANLKVARVRETSFECWVSDPSGGKDWTLFAIYGTSYKEQKDDFWEEVASYVKRCQSPWAVVGDLNVILEKDDKYGGRMVSYRDCEILSSFLEETGGIDLGFHGCKFTWRNKRDNGKLIRERIDRVLVDTDWLTLYPKAGVRNLPIVASDHGPILFDSLMCKRRGSGIFRFYEA; this is encoded by the coding sequence ATGATTGTCCTATCGTGGAATTGTCGAGGTCTTGCGAGACCTGCGGCTATCCAAGCCTTAAAGGTTTGGAGGAGAAGGTACAAGGTGGATTGCTTATTCTTGATAGAAACTAAAGTGGGTAGGGATCAGATGGATAAGGTGAGATTTGAGTTGGATTTTGAGTTTGGCGTTTTTATTCCGGCCTTGGGATTGGCGGGTGGCTTTTGTTTGTTGTGGAATAAAGAGGCTAATTTGAAGGTTGCTCGAGTTAGAGAAACATCCTTTGAGTGTTGGGTTAGTGACCCTTCTGGGGGGAAGGACTGGACTTTATTCGCAATATATGGAACTTCGTATAAGGAACAGAAAGATGACTTTTGGGAGGAAGTTGCTAGTTATGTAAAGAGATGTCAATCGCCTTGGGCGGTTGTGGGGGATTTGAACGTTATTCTGGAGAAGGATGATAAATATGGAGGGAGGATGGTTTCGTACAGGGACTGTGAAATTCTTTCTTCCTTTCTTGAAGAGACGGGAGGGATCGATTTGGGGTTTCATGGGTGTAAATTTACGTGGAGGAATAAAAGGGATAATGGGAAGTTGATAAGAGAAAGAATTGATAGAGTTTTGGTGGATACCGATTGGTTGACCCTTTATCCGAAAGCGGGAGTTCGTAATTTGCCCATTGTGGCCTCGGATCATGGCCCCATTCTTTTCGACTCGTTGATGTGTAAGAGGAGAGGGTCTggaatttttagattttatgaAGCGTAG
- the LOC115702477 gene encoding uncharacterized protein LOC115702477, with amino-acid sequence MAKGLILGLILLGSMLAGCMANRDWRLGFNYTDWLQKHRNWYDQHHLNKTQQVSNKIIVGGSQHWRFNFTYTDWAFKHGPFYLNDVLVFKYDPPVGKDSHPHSVYQLPDLRSFIKCDLSNAKKLANATQGVGNGFEVVLDKWQPYYFACGESNGFHCDVGRMKFFVMPMLRAWPSRRT; translated from the exons ATGGCAAAAGGACTAATATTGGGATTGATATTATTAGGTTCCATGTTGGCCGGATGTATGGCCAACAGGGATTGGAGGTTGGGTTTCAACTACACAGATTGGCTTCAGAAACATCGCAACTGGTATGATCAACACCACCTaaacaaaacccaacaagtttCCAACAAGATTATTGTAGGTGGTTCTCAACACTGGCGCTTCAATTTCACCTACACTGATTGGGCTTTCAAGCACGGCCCATTCTATCTCAATGACGTTCTTG TTTTTAAATATGATCCACCAGTGGGCAAGGACTCACACCCACACAGTGTGTACCAGCTCCCAGACTTGAGGAGTTTCATCAAGTGTGATCTGAGCAATGCTAAGAAGCTCGCAAACGCAACACAAGGTGTGGGGAATGGATTTGAGGTGGTGTTGGACAAGTGGCAGCCCTACTACTTTGCCTGCGGCGAGAGCAATGGTTTCCATTGCGATGTCGGACGCATGAAGTTCTTTGTTATGCCAATGCTTCGTGCGTGGCCGTCGCGCCGCACTTAA